In a genomic window of Pontibacter liquoris:
- a CDS encoding sialidase family protein, with the protein MKQNLKICLLLVWTVLLSTVATAADAVVNGKQPNAAIAVNGTIRVAFGKENVIYTMASTDNGQHFSAPEQVAILPDMQLGMARGPQIASSKNYSLITAMDKAGNIYSYQLNHSTGKWTAVAKANDTADSAPEGLMALTADDNDRFYAVWLDIRGNEKNKVYFSSLNGGKTAWAANKLVYTSPDESVCECCKPNITFNHNKLTISFRNWLNGSRDIYYTSSTDKGKTFTAPEKFGQGTWKLEGCPMDGGGLAINDKGQVSSVWQRKGEIFFCQQNQPEQQVATGRSCALTQTGDHTSIVWQQEGQIKLKDLSTNTIATLGKGNTPRVYTLANGKTFCLWENDGTVQHKVI; encoded by the coding sequence ATGAAACAAAACCTGAAAATCTGCCTGCTCCTTGTCTGGACAGTCCTGTTAAGCACTGTAGCAACCGCTGCCGATGCCGTGGTGAACGGCAAACAGCCCAATGCTGCCATCGCAGTCAACGGCACTATCCGGGTGGCATTCGGGAAGGAAAACGTGATCTATACGATGGCGTCTACTGATAACGGGCAACACTTTTCGGCACCGGAGCAGGTGGCTATACTTCCGGATATGCAGTTGGGCATGGCGCGGGGGCCGCAGATCGCCTCCTCCAAAAACTACAGCCTCATCACGGCCATGGACAAGGCAGGCAACATCTATTCCTACCAGCTCAACCACAGCACAGGGAAATGGACCGCCGTAGCCAAGGCAAACGACACAGCCGACTCGGCCCCCGAAGGACTGATGGCGCTCACCGCCGACGACAACGACCGCTTTTATGCCGTGTGGCTGGATATCCGGGGAAACGAAAAGAACAAAGTATACTTCTCCTCGCTCAATGGGGGCAAAACTGCCTGGGCAGCCAATAAACTCGTGTATACTTCTCCTGACGAATCTGTGTGCGAGTGCTGCAAGCCCAACATCACCTTTAACCACAACAAGCTGACCATCTCGTTCCGAAACTGGCTCAACGGCTCCCGCGATATTTATTATACTTCTTCTACTGACAAGGGTAAAACCTTTACGGCGCCTGAAAAATTTGGCCAGGGCACCTGGAAACTGGAAGGATGCCCTATGGACGGCGGCGGTCTTGCCATCAACGACAAAGGACAGGTAAGTTCGGTTTGGCAGCGCAAAGGTGAGATATTCTTTTGCCAGCAAAACCAGCCGGAGCAGCAGGTGGCTACCGGCAGAAGCTGTGCCCTGACACAGACCGGCGATCATACCAGCATTGTATGGCAGCAGGAAGGCCAGATCAAATTAAAAGATTTAAGCACCAATACCATCGCAACGCTGGGCAAAGGCAACACACCCCGAGTTTATACTTTAGCCAATGGCAAAACCTTCTGCCTCTGGGAAAATGACGGCACCGTGCAGCACAAAGTAATCTGA
- a CDS encoding DUF305 domain-containing protein: MKKLPVLNLLALLLGLFTLAFTACNESARTTKETTAITKAETTDTTAATQDTSAMMMDTAMAGGGMMGHMHQNMQEMQNMRSKMTGDPDYDFAQMMAMHHQGAINMAEKELASGTDSTLKSIAQKTITANKAGIQKLQDFTKKHKPTTGDTATTMRMLHPMNKMMGQMHEQNMSDKNVDQNFAQMMIQHHQIGNEMAREFLKQGKTTEMKQMAQKTIDQQTKDIEELQNWQKQHPQ; this comes from the coding sequence ATGAAAAAATTACCTGTTCTAAACTTACTGGCACTACTTCTGGGCCTGTTCACACTGGCTTTTACGGCTTGTAATGAAAGTGCCCGAACTACTAAAGAAACTACTGCCATTACGAAAGCGGAAACTACAGATACAACCGCAGCAACGCAGGATACCAGCGCTATGATGATGGATACCGCCATGGCTGGTGGCGGCATGATGGGCCACATGCACCAGAACATGCAAGAAATGCAAAACATGCGGTCTAAAATGACGGGGGACCCTGATTATGATTTTGCCCAAATGATGGCCATGCACCATCAGGGAGCAATTAACATGGCCGAGAAGGAGCTAGCCAGTGGTACAGACAGTACCCTGAAAAGTATTGCCCAAAAGACCATAACCGCCAACAAGGCAGGCATACAAAAGCTGCAGGATTTTACAAAGAAACACAAACCCACCACAGGCGACACAGCCACAACCATGCGCATGCTACACCCGATGAATAAGATGATGGGCCAGATGCACGAGCAGAATATGAGCGATAAAAACGTTGATCAGAACTTTGCTCAGATGATGATCCAGCATCACCAGATAGGAAATGAAATGGCGCGGGAATTCCTTAAGCAGGGCAAAACAACGGAGATGAAGCAAATGGCCCAGAAAACCATTGATCAGCAGACAAAAGACATTGAGGAACTGCAAAACTGGCAGAAACAGCATCCCCAGTAG
- a CDS encoding DUF3347 domain-containing protein encodes MMKKTFVAAALAAFVLTSCSEAKQETTAETENMAGHEGMAHNDSKAAPGKAVVDAPDYTSAAAPVKEQITAVVDSYLKLKDNLVASDASKAQADAKAVVAAAEKVDVAALDGEQKAFAEEKLGEVKQAASKIAAATAVDAQRAELELLSEATFALTKAFDATGQKLYYQHCPMANNNDGGYWISTVSEIRNPYFGDQMLKCGSTEEELN; translated from the coding sequence ATGATGAAGAAAACGTTTGTAGCTGCGGCCCTTGCAGCCTTTGTACTTACCTCCTGCTCCGAAGCAAAACAGGAAACAACTGCCGAAACAGAGAACATGGCAGGCCACGAAGGCATGGCGCACAACGATAGCAAAGCTGCCCCTGGCAAAGCCGTGGTAGATGCGCCGGATTATACATCGGCGGCCGCTCCTGTGAAAGAACAAATAACAGCGGTAGTAGACAGCTACCTCAAACTGAAAGATAACCTGGTAGCCTCTGACGCTTCAAAAGCGCAGGCCGATGCCAAAGCCGTTGTAGCTGCTGCTGAAAAAGTAGACGTTGCTGCGTTGGATGGTGAACAAAAAGCGTTTGCTGAAGAAAAACTAGGTGAAGTAAAACAGGCGGCCTCAAAAATAGCCGCCGCCACTGCCGTGGACGCACAACGTGCAGAACTGGAACTGCTTTCTGAAGCGACCTTTGCACTGACAAAAGCTTTTGATGCAACCGGTCAGAAGCTATACTACCAGCACTGCCCGATGGCCAACAACAACGATGGCGGCTATTGGATCAGCACGGTGTCAGAGATCCGCAACCCATACTTTGGCGATCAGATGCTGAAGTGCGGCAGCACAGAAGAAGAACTGAACTAA
- a CDS encoding efflux RND transporter periplasmic adaptor subunit, which produces MKRYLNILFLLVAILTAACSGEEKSHAAGEKATYTCPMHPQIVQDKPGTCPICNMDLVLVTQSGKENGELMLSESQIALGNITTKRIKLGSAGSNTILTGKLVLDETQTDVISSRAAGRIEKLYLKESGQMVKKGQPLYELYSEELLTLQREYLLALAQNRELGKENPRFASFLEAAKKKLLLYGLTEGQIRNLAKTEQLSPRITFVAPAGGVVTEVAAAEGQYVAEGGVLYRLGKLGKIWVEAELYPQEVAHVKAGDEIKVAVEGGGQEPVTAKVTFISPEFRAGTQVVVLRAELPNPGEQYLPGMQANVILADPNGSVLTLPTDAVIRDGRGSHVWVQAGKNTFKPRMVTLGEESADNVAILSGLKENDKVVVSGAYLLYSEFVLKKGADPMAGHQH; this is translated from the coding sequence ATGAAACGATACCTGAACATACTTTTCCTGCTGGTAGCTATACTTACCGCGGCCTGCTCCGGGGAAGAAAAATCCCACGCAGCCGGTGAAAAGGCAACCTACACTTGCCCCATGCACCCGCAAATTGTGCAGGACAAGCCCGGCACCTGCCCTATCTGTAACATGGACCTGGTGCTTGTGACGCAGTCGGGGAAGGAGAACGGGGAGCTGATGCTGAGCGAAAGCCAGATTGCACTGGGCAACATCACCACCAAACGTATCAAGCTCGGATCGGCAGGCAGCAACACTATCCTGACGGGCAAATTGGTGCTCGACGAAACACAAACCGACGTGATCAGCAGCCGGGCCGCCGGGCGCATCGAGAAATTATACCTGAAAGAAAGCGGGCAAATGGTAAAGAAAGGACAGCCGCTCTACGAGCTCTACTCCGAAGAGCTCCTGACCCTGCAGCGCGAGTACCTGCTGGCCCTGGCACAAAACCGGGAGCTGGGAAAAGAGAATCCGCGCTTCGCTTCGTTCCTGGAGGCTGCTAAAAAGAAGCTGCTGCTGTATGGTCTGACCGAAGGCCAGATCCGAAACCTGGCCAAAACCGAACAGCTGAGTCCACGCATAACCTTTGTAGCACCTGCCGGAGGTGTGGTAACGGAAGTAGCTGCGGCCGAAGGCCAGTATGTAGCCGAAGGCGGCGTGCTCTACCGACTGGGCAAGCTGGGCAAGATCTGGGTCGAAGCCGAGCTATACCCACAGGAAGTAGCCCACGTGAAGGCAGGTGATGAGATAAAAGTAGCCGTAGAAGGCGGCGGACAGGAACCGGTTACGGCAAAAGTGACCTTTATCAGTCCCGAGTTCAGGGCCGGCACCCAGGTAGTTGTACTTCGTGCCGAACTGCCAAACCCCGGCGAGCAGTACCTGCCGGGCATGCAGGCCAACGTCATACTTGCTGACCCGAACGGCTCGGTGTTAACGCTGCCAACCGATGCCGTGATCCGCGACGGGCGGGGCAGCCACGTATGGGTGCAAGCAGGAAAAAACACCTTCAAACCCCGGATGGTGACGCTTGGCGAAGAGAGCGCCGACAACGTGGCCATACTTTCGGGATTGAAGGAAAACGACAAAGTGGTGGTATCGGGCGCATACCTGCTCTACAGCGAGTTCGTGCTCAAGAAAGGCGCTGACCCGATGGCCGGCCACCAGCACTGA
- a CDS encoding efflux RND transporter periplasmic adaptor subunit codes for MKYLNILFLALALLVAACKGEDHNHAEGATEYTCPMHPQIVQDKPGTCPICGMDLVPKAVHGEGVEITEDLAFLLKSTNSTVVANITTTTPQLKELEATVQLDGIVTYDPRLVYSVPARVGGRIEKLFVKYNFQPIRKGQKLMEVYSPDLITAQKELLYLTQSAPEDKQLIQAARQKLQYLGATSEQINRLLRSGEASYTFALYSPYDGYVIDLNATAPAATASITAAPASGSGMDGMGGASAAPAATAAPTAAAGQAIQLREGMYVTVGQPLLRVVNATQLWAEFNVPTGQTGALTKGSPVEISFPQLPGEKLEAKVDFVQPFFSEGENFAKLRVYLPGSGQQAMVGQLVSARATHKTDAALWVPKAAVLDIGTKSVAFRKVNRVFEPVAVTIGAGAGDEIQITSGLKPTDTIATNAQFLVDSESFIKINK; via the coding sequence ATGAAATACCTGAACATACTTTTCCTGGCACTGGCTCTACTGGTGGCTGCCTGCAAAGGGGAAGACCATAATCACGCGGAAGGAGCTACCGAATATACCTGCCCCATGCACCCGCAGATCGTGCAGGACAAGCCGGGCACCTGCCCTATTTGCGGCATGGACCTGGTGCCCAAGGCCGTGCACGGCGAGGGCGTGGAAATCACCGAAGACCTGGCCTTCCTGCTCAAATCAACCAACAGCACCGTGGTGGCCAACATCACCACCACTACCCCGCAGCTGAAAGAGCTGGAGGCCACTGTGCAGCTGGACGGCATTGTCACTTACGATCCGCGCCTGGTGTACTCGGTGCCGGCACGCGTGGGCGGGCGCATCGAAAAACTGTTTGTCAAGTATAATTTCCAGCCGATCCGCAAAGGCCAGAAGCTGATGGAAGTCTACAGCCCGGACCTGATCACAGCGCAAAAAGAGCTTTTATACTTAACGCAGTCGGCCCCGGAGGACAAGCAACTGATACAGGCAGCCAGGCAAAAACTGCAGTACCTGGGCGCGACCAGCGAGCAGATCAACCGCCTGCTCCGCAGCGGCGAAGCGAGCTATACCTTCGCCCTTTACAGCCCTTACGACGGCTACGTGATCGATCTGAACGCTACGGCGCCTGCCGCTACAGCAAGTATAACAGCGGCCCCGGCTTCCGGTAGCGGCATGGATGGGATGGGCGGGGCCAGCGCGGCGCCTGCTGCAACGGCTGCGCCAACCGCTGCAGCCGGGCAGGCTATTCAACTCCGCGAAGGCATGTATGTAACGGTGGGTCAGCCCCTGCTGCGCGTGGTGAACGCCACGCAGCTCTGGGCGGAGTTTAACGTGCCGACAGGCCAGACAGGCGCGCTGACAAAAGGCAGCCCGGTAGAAATCTCGTTCCCGCAACTACCCGGCGAAAAGCTGGAAGCGAAGGTCGATTTCGTTCAGCCCTTTTTTAGCGAGGGGGAGAATTTTGCCAAATTGCGGGTATACCTGCCAGGCAGCGGGCAGCAGGCTATGGTAGGGCAACTGGTCAGCGCCCGGGCAACCCACAAAACAGACGCTGCCCTTTGGGTACCCAAAGCAGCTGTGCTGGACATTGGCACCAAATCGGTGGCGTTCCGGAAAGTGAACCGCGTGTTTGAACCCGTCGCCGTTACCATCGGTGCCGGTGCAGGAGATGAAATTCAGATCACGTCCGGTCTGAAGCCAACCGACACCATCGCCACCAACGCGCAGTTCCTGGTAGACAGCGAAAGCTTTATCAAAATCAATAAATGA
- a CDS encoding TolC family protein: protein MTAILLLSLLAGVPAQAQQSHTLNLDSVLQRISTSNPMLQQYDSRAKAMDAYAEGAKSWMAPMVGGGLYMAPYPGAEMMDGGDKGSFMVTAEQDIPNPAKLRAKEKYMKSKAGIEQANKEVTFNELRAKAKTAYYNWVVLEKQLDVLHDNERIMEFMLKLARIRYPYSQGKLGSIYKAEARLHEVKNMQDMTTAQIEQQNTQLNILMNLPQGTRYKIDTTVVVMAPVHQHEAIDSTFLAGTRSDIRQLDKTIQSMQLGVQMEKLERLPNFKLRFDHMAPRNGTMPQQYTAMGMISIPIVPWSSKMYKANTKAMNLEIQAMQREREAMLNEAEGMAKSMALELRSLHHHAENYTSKIIPALKKNYDVTMLAYEQNNAQLPEVIDAWEALNMAQMEYLRNLQQLYQMTVNYEKEIEK from the coding sequence ATGACAGCCATATTGCTCCTTTCCCTACTGGCTGGTGTTCCGGCCCAAGCTCAGCAATCCCATACCCTGAACCTGGACAGCGTGCTGCAGCGCATCAGCACCAGCAATCCCATGCTGCAGCAGTACGACTCCCGTGCCAAGGCCATGGACGCTTACGCCGAAGGGGCCAAAAGCTGGATGGCGCCTATGGTGGGCGGCGGCCTGTACATGGCCCCGTACCCGGGCGCTGAAATGATGGATGGCGGCGATAAAGGCTCCTTTATGGTTACAGCCGAGCAGGACATCCCGAACCCTGCAAAACTGCGCGCCAAGGAAAAGTACATGAAATCAAAAGCCGGTATTGAGCAGGCTAACAAGGAGGTAACCTTTAATGAGCTGCGCGCCAAAGCCAAAACAGCCTATTACAATTGGGTGGTGCTGGAGAAACAGCTGGATGTGCTCCACGACAACGAGCGTATCATGGAATTCATGCTCAAGCTGGCCCGCATCCGCTACCCGTATAGCCAGGGCAAACTGGGCAGCATTTACAAAGCCGAAGCCAGACTACACGAAGTAAAGAACATGCAGGATATGACGACTGCGCAGATAGAACAGCAGAACACGCAGCTCAACATTCTGATGAATTTGCCGCAGGGCACCAGGTATAAGATCGACACCACCGTGGTGGTTATGGCGCCAGTGCACCAGCACGAAGCAATAGATTCGACTTTCCTGGCAGGCACCCGCAGCGACATCCGCCAGCTTGACAAAACGATACAATCCATGCAGCTAGGTGTGCAAATGGAGAAACTCGAGCGCCTGCCTAACTTTAAACTGCGCTTCGACCACATGGCGCCGCGCAACGGCACTATGCCTCAGCAGTACACGGCCATGGGCATGATCTCGATCCCGATTGTGCCCTGGTCTTCGAAGATGTACAAGGCTAACACCAAAGCCATGAACCTGGAGATACAGGCGATGCAGCGCGAGCGCGAGGCCATGCTGAACGAAGCCGAAGGTATGGCCAAAAGTATGGCCCTGGAACTGCGCAGCCTGCACCACCATGCCGAGAATTATACTTCCAAGATCATCCCGGCGCTGAAAAAGAACTACGACGTAACCATGCTGGCCTACGAGCAGAACAACGCCCAATTGCCCGAAGTGATCGACGCCTGGGAGGCCCTGAACATGGCCCAGATGGAGTACCTGCGCAACCTGCAGCAACTCTACCAGATGACGGTGAACTACGAGAAAGAGATAGAGAAGTAA
- a CDS encoding efflux RND transporter permease subunit, translating into MKLSKEDRIRIIEKAAKQVGPSVFWSTVIVITSFLPVFLLTGQEGKLFGPLAWTKTFILIVDAIVAITLTPVLISFFLKGKFKEESANPLNRVLERLYGPLLRWCLNWRKTTIGVNILALLVAIPMLFSLGTEFMPPLDEGSILFMPVTLPDISNAEAKRILQVQDKIIKSVPEVESVLGKAGRASTATDNSPISMIETIIMLKPQSEWREGLTKQDIIRELDTKLQIPGVVNGWTQPIINRINMLATGIRTDVGVKVYGQNLDSIASVSERVRGALRDVQGVNDLYVEPITGGKYLEIDINRDALSRYGMTVDAVNLIVESALGGTPIGNTIEGRQRFSINVRLAQEYRNSVERIQRIPIQTPAAGTIPLSSVATIRFTDGPPMINSENAQLRGAVLFNVRDRDLGSTVKEAMEKISKEVTGLPNGYYLEWSGQWENQVRATQTLQLIIPLVVIIIFFILYFSFNSIKEAFFSLITIPFALIGGVFIVYFYGVNLSVAVAVGFIALFGMAIETGMLMVVYLNEAMKELADTKGNSNETITKQDIRDYVFKGAVKRLRPKIMTVSVSLFGLIPVLWATGVGTDVMLPIVLPLIGGVFTSSIHILLVTPVVFEMMKEYELRKHGKLDIYDVKH; encoded by the coding sequence ATGAAATTATCAAAAGAAGATAGAATCCGGATCATCGAAAAGGCTGCCAAGCAGGTGGGGCCAAGCGTGTTCTGGAGTACCGTGATCGTGATCACCTCTTTCCTGCCGGTATTCCTGCTCACAGGCCAGGAGGGCAAGTTGTTTGGTCCGCTGGCCTGGACAAAGACGTTTATACTTATAGTTGATGCCATCGTGGCCATCACGCTCACCCCGGTGCTCATTTCCTTTTTCCTGAAAGGGAAGTTCAAAGAGGAAAGCGCCAACCCGCTCAACCGGGTGCTGGAGCGCTTGTACGGGCCCCTGCTACGATGGTGTCTGAACTGGCGCAAAACCACCATTGGCGTGAACATACTTGCCTTGCTGGTAGCCATCCCCATGCTCTTTAGCCTCGGCACCGAGTTTATGCCGCCGCTCGACGAAGGCTCCATCCTGTTCATGCCGGTCACCCTGCCGGACATTTCCAACGCCGAAGCCAAGCGCATTTTGCAGGTGCAGGACAAGATCATCAAATCGGTGCCGGAGGTGGAAAGCGTATTGGGCAAAGCCGGCCGCGCCAGCACCGCCACCGACAACTCTCCTATTAGTATGATCGAGACCATCATCATGCTCAAGCCGCAGTCGGAGTGGCGCGAAGGCCTGACCAAGCAGGACATCATCCGCGAGCTCGACACCAAGCTGCAGATTCCGGGCGTGGTCAATGGCTGGACCCAACCCATCATCAACCGCATCAACATGCTGGCTACCGGTATCCGCACCGACGTGGGCGTGAAAGTATACGGCCAGAACCTGGACTCCATTGCGTCGGTTTCGGAGAGGGTACGCGGTGCGCTGCGCGATGTGCAGGGTGTGAACGACCTTTACGTAGAGCCGATAACGGGCGGCAAGTACCTCGAGATCGATATCAACCGCGACGCGCTGAGCCGCTATGGCATGACGGTGGATGCCGTGAACCTGATCGTAGAATCTGCCCTGGGTGGCACCCCGATCGGCAACACCATCGAAGGGCGCCAGCGTTTTTCTATTAACGTGCGTTTGGCCCAGGAGTACCGTAACAGCGTGGAGCGGATTCAGCGGATACCGATCCAGACGCCGGCGGCCGGCACCATTCCGCTTTCTTCTGTAGCCACTATTCGCTTTACCGATGGCCCGCCCATGATCAACTCCGAAAATGCGCAGCTGCGCGGGGCGGTGCTCTTCAATGTGCGCGACCGCGACCTGGGCAGCACCGTGAAAGAGGCCATGGAAAAGATAAGCAAGGAAGTAACCGGTCTGCCCAACGGCTATTACCTGGAGTGGAGCGGCCAGTGGGAAAACCAGGTGCGCGCCACCCAGACGCTCCAGCTCATTATTCCGCTGGTGGTGATCATCATCTTCTTCATTTTATACTTCTCTTTTAATTCCATTAAGGAAGCCTTCTTCAGCCTGATCACCATTCCGTTTGCGCTCATCGGCGGCGTGTTCATCGTCTATTTCTATGGCGTGAATTTGTCAGTGGCGGTAGCAGTCGGCTTTATTGCCTTGTTCGGAATGGCCATTGAAACAGGTATGCTGATGGTGGTGTACCTCAACGAGGCGATGAAAGAGCTGGCCGACACCAAAGGGAATTCTAACGAGACGATTACCAAGCAGGACATCCGCGATTATGTGTTCAAGGGAGCAGTGAAACGCCTGCGCCCGAAGATCATGACGGTGTCGGTATCCCTGTTCGGTTTGATTCCGGTGCTGTGGGCAACGGGCGTGGGCACCGACGTGATGTTACCCATCGTGCTGCCTTTGATCGGTGGCGTATTTACCTCCTCCATCCACATCCTGCTGGTTACGCCGGTGGTGTTTGAGATGATGAAAGAGTATGAATTAAGAAAACACGGCAAACTCGATATCTACGATGTTAAGCACTAA
- a CDS encoding four helix bundle protein yields the protein MNSDRKEFIDQFQKRTKRLAIDVIHFSKSLPKTEEATIMKRQLLRSATSVAANYRAACRARSAAEFHSKISIVIEEADETLFWLELLEESETATMASVATLKKEITEVLYVMAKARKNTK from the coding sequence ATGAACTCAGATAGAAAAGAATTTATAGATCAGTTTCAGAAGCGCACCAAGCGCCTGGCTATAGATGTCATTCATTTTTCAAAATCGCTGCCTAAAACCGAAGAAGCAACCATTATGAAACGGCAACTGCTCCGTTCAGCAACATCCGTCGCAGCTAATTACAGAGCCGCCTGTCGTGCCCGGTCTGCAGCAGAATTCCATTCCAAGATCAGCATCGTGATTGAGGAAGCCGATGAGACACTCTTCTGGCTGGAGCTTCTGGAAGAATCAGAAACAGCCACGATGGCAAGTGTTGCAACCTTAAAGAAAGAAATAACTGAAGTACTTTATGTCATGGCGAAAGCCCGCAAGAACACGAAATAA
- a CDS encoding efflux RND transporter permease subunit, producing MIAKLISFSLRNRMVVLLISAVLFGWGLYSVQTNKVDAIPDLSENQVIVFTEWMGRSPQIIEDQITYPLVTNLQGLPEVKYVRGSSMFGMSFIYVIFEDETDVYWARERVLERLSSVGNMLPEGVAPTLGPDGTGVGHILWYTLDAPGMDLGEQRAIQDWYVKFGLQNVKGVSEVASFGGFQKQYQITLDPNKLTYYKLSVPQVIQSIRANNNEAGGRKFELSDIGYIIKTTGYLQSAEEIQNIAIATNNSIPVRVRDVASVQMTGESRLGIFDLNGEGEAVGGIVVMRYGENADEVIDNVKVKMEEVAKGLPKGVKFNIVYDRSGLINESVDSIKATLIEEMLVASVIVFLFLFHWRSALVILIQLPLSVAIGFILLNAFGISSNIMSLTGIALSIGVIVDDAIVMVENAYRHLADAQKGKEWMEEE from the coding sequence ATGATTGCGAAATTAATTTCCTTTTCGCTCCGTAACCGCATGGTAGTGCTGCTCATTTCGGCAGTGCTCTTCGGCTGGGGCTTGTATTCGGTACAGACAAACAAGGTGGATGCTATCCCCGACCTGTCTGAAAACCAGGTGATCGTTTTTACCGAATGGATGGGCCGCAGCCCGCAGATCATCGAAGACCAGATCACTTACCCGCTGGTGACCAACCTGCAGGGCCTGCCCGAGGTGAAGTATGTGCGCGGCAGCTCCATGTTTGGCATGAGCTTTATCTATGTCATTTTTGAAGACGAAACCGATGTGTACTGGGCCCGTGAGCGGGTGCTGGAGCGCCTGAGCTCGGTAGGCAACATGCTGCCCGAAGGCGTGGCGCCTACCCTTGGGCCCGACGGTACGGGCGTGGGACACATCCTGTGGTATACCCTGGATGCGCCCGGCATGGACCTGGGCGAGCAGCGCGCCATTCAGGACTGGTATGTAAAATTCGGTTTGCAGAACGTGAAAGGCGTAAGCGAAGTGGCCTCGTTTGGCGGTTTCCAGAAGCAATACCAGATCACGCTCGATCCCAACAAGCTCACCTATTACAAGCTCTCCGTACCGCAGGTTATCCAGTCCATCCGGGCGAATAACAACGAGGCAGGCGGCCGCAAATTCGAACTTTCCGACATCGGCTACATCATCAAAACCACTGGTTACCTGCAGTCGGCTGAGGAGATTCAGAACATTGCCATCGCTACCAACAATTCCATACCGGTGCGGGTGCGCGACGTGGCCTCGGTGCAGATGACGGGCGAAAGCCGCCTGGGCATATTCGACCTGAACGGCGAAGGCGAAGCGGTGGGCGGCATTGTGGTAATGCGCTACGGTGAGAACGCCGACGAGGTGATCGACAACGTGAAAGTGAAGATGGAAGAAGTAGCCAAAGGCCTTCCGAAGGGCGTGAAGTTCAACATCGTCTATGACCGCAGCGGTTTGATAAACGAATCAGTGGACTCCATCAAAGCAACGCTGATCGAGGAAATGCTGGTGGCTTCCGTGATCGTGTTTCTCTTCCTCTTCCACTGGCGCAGTGCCCTGGTCATCCTCATCCAGCTGCCGCTTTCAGTTGCCATCGGGTTCATACTTCTTAACGCGTTCGGTATCTCTTCCAACATCATGTCGCTGACCGGCATAGCCCTCTCCATCGGCGTGATCGTGGACGACGCCATCGTGATGGTCGAGAATGCCTACCGGCATTTAGCCGATGCGCAGAAGGGCAAAGAATGGATGGAAGAAGAGTAG
- a CDS encoding HYC_CC_PP family protein gives MKLFRQIVLLTLALLLLVSSTGLSVGMHFCGGKIQDFSFFGKAESCPMEKKQQTLPACHQPPKQTVKADSCCQNHTFVVQRLDAGTDTKINLHKILDLKFVAAFQAVILQLFAPEAALKPTYALYASPPLARDIPVLVQSFLL, from the coding sequence ATGAAGCTATTCCGTCAAATCGTGTTGCTTACCCTGGCCCTGCTGCTGCTCGTCTCCTCGACGGGCCTGTCGGTTGGGATGCACTTTTGCGGCGGAAAAATACAGGACTTCAGCTTCTTTGGTAAAGCCGAAAGTTGCCCCATGGAGAAAAAGCAGCAAACGCTGCCTGCCTGTCATCAGCCTCCAAAGCAAACGGTAAAAGCCGATAGCTGCTGCCAGAACCACACCTTTGTGGTGCAGCGCCTGGATGCCGGCACCGACACCAAGATCAACCTCCACAAAATTCTGGACCTGAAGTTTGTCGCCGCTTTCCAGGCAGTTATACTTCAGTTATTTGCGCCTGAAGCAGCGCTAAAACCAACCTACGCACTTTACGCTTCCCCTCCCCTTGCCCGGGACATCCCGGTGCTGGTGCAATCCTTCCTGCTATAA